In the Chroococcidiopsis sp. SAG 2025 genome, one interval contains:
- a CDS encoding pentapeptide repeat-containing protein: MANSSVRRSANRARRSVQAESKPLPLATRRFAAWAVEVSLIALSGLIPYSLGEQAKLEPSGEQVTPNPVVALTQKAIASTLTIPAEPSDRRLVTPLTNIFWSVAVVTPLLVGGWQLYLLGKTGSTLPKRWLGVRVVSAAGTVPGLSRIAIRETLGMWGLPLSVAYIMWRATAFPHLGIFFGLSCFFVLGEGMTARFHRQRRCWHDLIAGTYVVDANRAMTILPGTRAKQLIGSREQGAGSRGLYNSPSPRLQPQPSVAKSATTKPKVRRSWWQLMRQYPNVLLFLAFLSCMVAVLGTLIGIQIYIQAQKYQRQLAENKSTQFLTLLQHLDASGTTLSDRQRAILALGTIGDPQVLQLLVDLLGQEQRHEIIGTVQQALVSSGSSALPYLQRLNQSIANEIAAGRYSSSPTELARRTQHLQATQQAIGKILAVYGGRLQGMDLSRVNLAPSTSQDRAFTLELERVNLAGVAFKGANLNRASLPASQWRDAGADRHWDTFDDAIANLNHAQMKGANLTKANLSRVPMERIELMQANLNQANLSAASLGHANLSSAQLVGANLQAATLVDASLTGANLSTANLSDVNLHAARLSRVSALGTRLQSANLTKSNWQGADLSSANLSNSNLSHADLSLARLSSSNLSHAQMQNINLRQADLRMADLRGANLAGADFQGTILFSPQPPASGDRFIATSPEYTQVALVQGVNFSQVKNLDAQQIAYICVYGGYHPRCP; encoded by the coding sequence ATGGCGAATTCAAGTGTGAGGAGAAGTGCTAATCGCGCTCGTCGTTCGGTGCAGGCGGAAAGCAAACCGCTACCACTAGCAACTAGACGCTTTGCGGCGTGGGCAGTAGAAGTATCGCTGATTGCACTCAGCGGACTCATACCCTATAGCTTGGGAGAACAGGCAAAACTGGAGCCGTCGGGGGAGCAAGTCACCCCAAATCCAGTGGTCGCCCTGACTCAAAAAGCGATCGCCAGTACTCTCACTATACCCGCCGAACCGAGCGATCGCCGTCTCGTCACACCCCTGACGAATATATTTTGGTCTGTCGCTGTCGTCACTCCTTTGTTGGTAGGGGGATGGCAGCTGTATTTGCTGGGAAAAACAGGCAGTACTCTGCCCAAGCGCTGGTTGGGGGTACGGGTTGTTTCTGCTGCTGGTACGGTTCCAGGTCTATCTCGGATCGCGATCCGAGAAACTTTGGGAATGTGGGGCTTACCACTCTCCGTAGCCTATATTATGTGGCGAGCGACGGCTTTTCCTCATTTGGGCATATTTTTCGGCTTGTCTTGTTTCTTCGTACTAGGTGAAGGCATGACTGCCCGTTTTCACCGTCAGCGGCGTTGTTGGCACGATTTAATTGCAGGCACTTACGTAGTGGATGCCAATCGCGCTATGACGATTTTGCCTGGAACTAGAGCGAAACAGTTAATAGGGAGCAGGGAGCAGGGAGCAGGGAGTAGGGGGCTTTATAATAGTCCTTCGCCTCGGCTACAGCCTCAGCCATCAGTTGCTAAATCTGCCACCACTAAACCGAAAGTGCGGCGTAGTTGGTGGCAGTTGATGCGCCAATATCCTAATGTGTTACTATTTTTAGCTTTTCTATCCTGCATGGTGGCAGTATTAGGAACCTTGATTGGAATTCAAATCTACATTCAGGCGCAAAAATACCAGCGGCAGTTAGCAGAGAATAAAAGCACGCAGTTTCTCACTCTCCTTCAACACCTAGATGCTAGTGGCACTACCCTGAGCGATCGCCAAAGGGCAATTCTGGCTTTAGGTACGATTGGCGATCCGCAGGTACTTCAGTTACTTGTCGATCTGCTCGGACAAGAGCAACGCCACGAGATTATCGGCACGGTACAGCAAGCTTTGGTTAGTTCTGGTTCCTCGGCTTTGCCATACTTACAGCGCTTGAATCAATCGATCGCAAATGAAATAGCTGCCGGACGTTATAGCAGTAGCCCTACCGAATTAGCTCGACGGACGCAACATTTGCAAGCCACTCAACAGGCGATCGGCAAAATTTTGGCAGTTTATGGTGGTAGGTTACAGGGCATGGATTTGAGCCGCGTTAATCTCGCTCCTAGCACCAGTCAAGATCGGGCTTTTACTCTAGAGCTAGAACGGGTCAATCTTGCTGGCGTAGCATTCAAAGGCGCTAATCTGAACCGTGCTAGTTTACCTGCCAGCCAGTGGCGTGACGCTGGGGCAGATCGGCACTGGGATACTTTTGACGATGCGATCGCCAATTTGAACCATGCCCAGATGAAGGGCGCTAACCTAACTAAAGCTAATCTCAGCCGCGTACCGATGGAGCGGATCGAGCTGATGCAGGCAAATCTCAACCAAGCCAATTTATCTGCTGCTAGTCTCGGTCATGCTAATCTCAGTAGCGCCCAACTCGTAGGGGCTAATTTACAAGCAGCAACTCTCGTAGATGCTAGCTTGACAGGAGCAAACTTAAGTACGGCAAATTTGTCTGATGTTAATTTACACGCCGCCCGTTTGAGCCGCGTCAGCGCTTTAGGCACGCGCTTGCAGTCAGCTAATTTGACCAAATCGAATTGGCAGGGGGCAGATTTATCGAGTGCGAATCTGAGTAACTCCAATCTCAGTCATGCTGACTTGAGCCTAGCGCGTCTCAGTAGCAGTAATTTAAGTCATGCCCAAATGCAAAATATCAACCTGCGTCAGGCAGATTTGCGAATGGCAGATTTGCGCGGAGCGAATTTAGCAGGAGCTGACTTCCAGGGGACGATCCTGTTTAGTCCTCAACCTCCGGCATCAGGCGATCGCTTCATTGCCACGTCACCAGAATATACTCAAGTAGCATTAGTGCAGGGTGTAAATTTTAGCCAGGTGAAAAATTTAGATGCCCAGCAGATTGCTTATATTTGCGTTTACGGAGGATATCATCCACGTTGTCCTTAA